The following proteins are encoded in a genomic region of Pseudoalteromonas rubra:
- the rplW gene encoding 50S ribosomal protein L23, translated as MIREERLLKVILAPHISEKSTVSAEENNTIVFKVVKDANKAEIKAAVEKLFEVEVTGVRTLNVKGKTKRTGMRFGRRSDWKKAYVTLKEGSELDFVGGAE; from the coding sequence ATGATCCGTGAAGAACGTCTTTTAAAAGTAATCCTTGCTCCACACATCTCTGAGAAAAGCACTGTGTCTGCTGAAGAGAACAACACGATTGTTTTCAAAGTAGTTAAAGATGCAAACAAAGCAGAAATCAAAGCTGCTGTTGAGAAGCTTTTCGAAGTAGAAGTAACTGGTGTTCGCACGCTAAATGTTAAGGGTAAAACTAAGCGTACAGGCATGCGTTTCGGCCGTCGTTCAGACTGGAAGAAAGCCTACGTTACTCTTAAAGAAGGCAGCGAGCTAGACTTTGTCGGCGGCGCCGAGTAA
- the rplD gene encoding 50S ribosomal protein L4 codes for MELAIKGAGALEVSEATFGREFNEALVHQVVVAFAAGARQGTKAQKTRSEVAGGGKKPFRQKGTGRARAGTIRSPIWRSGGVSFAAKPQDHSQKVNRKMYRGAIKSILSELVRQDRLVVVEEFGLEAPKTKELVAKLKELELKDVLIVTEEVDENLFLSARNLYKVDTRDVAGIDPVSLIAFDKVLITAAAVKQLEEALA; via the coding sequence GAAGTTTCCGAAGCTACTTTTGGACGTGAGTTTAACGAAGCATTAGTACACCAAGTAGTTGTTGCTTTCGCAGCAGGTGCTCGTCAGGGTACTAAAGCTCAGAAGACACGTTCTGAAGTTGCTGGTGGTGGTAAAAAACCATTCCGCCAAAAAGGTACTGGCCGTGCACGTGCTGGTACAATCCGCAGCCCAATCTGGCGCAGCGGTGGTGTGAGCTTTGCAGCTAAGCCGCAAGATCACAGCCAAAAAGTTAACCGTAAGATGTATCGCGGTGCGATCAAGAGCATTCTTTCTGAGCTTGTTCGTCAAGATCGTCTAGTAGTTGTTGAAGAATTTGGTCTAGAAGCACCAAAGACTAAAGAACTAGTAGCTAAGCTGAAAGAGCTTGAGCTTAAAGACGTATTAATCGTGACTGAAGAAGTAGATGAGAATCTATTCCTTTCTGCACGTAACCTGTACAAGGTTGACACGCGTGATGTAGCTGGCATCGACCCAGTAAGCCTAATCGCTTTCGATAAGGTACTGATTACTGCTGCTGCTGTTAAGCAACTTGAGGAGGCGCTAGCATGA